From a region of the Phycisphaerales bacterium AB-hyl4 genome:
- the thrC gene encoding threonine synthase, translating into MSYVISLRCKECGKDYPIEPRTLCDDDFGPVEVAYDYDRMKGAVTRESIEAGPRSLWRYKDLLPIEGEPKAGFKSGLTPFIKADRLAAELGVKELYIKDDSANYPSYSYKDRVVSVAITKAVEFGFDTVGCASTGNLAHSVAAHAAMAGVKAFVMVPHDLEEGKIVGTQVFGPKMIKIQGNYDDVNRLCSQIADKYNWAIVNVNLRPFYTEGAKTHGYEIAEQLGWKLPQHTVVPVAGGTILPKIHKAYRELVKLGLVADEGGHMHAAQAQGCSPVVEAIQNGWDDFKPQKPNTIAKSIAIGNPADGPYVIDAVRSTGGSAAMASDAEIIDAVKLLARTEGVFTEPAGGTTLACAIKLIQQGKLPSNESICVSITGNGLKTIESLTGQFDEAPVIAAKMSEFDEAVTKIEAEGKTPAGAA; encoded by the coding sequence ATGAGCTATGTGATTTCACTGCGATGTAAGGAATGTGGCAAGGACTACCCGATCGAGCCACGCACCCTCTGCGACGACGACTTCGGTCCCGTCGAGGTGGCGTACGACTACGACCGGATGAAAGGCGCCGTCACCCGCGAGTCGATCGAGGCCGGCCCGCGATCGCTTTGGCGCTATAAAGACCTGCTGCCGATCGAGGGCGAGCCCAAGGCCGGCTTCAAGTCGGGCCTGACCCCCTTCATCAAGGCCGACCGTCTCGCCGCCGAGCTGGGCGTCAAAGAGCTGTACATCAAGGACGACTCGGCCAACTACCCGAGCTACTCCTATAAAGACCGCGTCGTTTCCGTCGCCATCACCAAGGCCGTCGAGTTCGGCTTCGACACGGTCGGCTGCGCGAGCACGGGCAACCTCGCCCACTCCGTCGCCGCCCACGCCGCGATGGCGGGCGTGAAAGCCTTCGTCATGGTCCCCCACGATCTGGAAGAGGGCAAGATCGTCGGCACGCAGGTGTTCGGCCCGAAGATGATCAAGATCCAGGGCAACTACGACGACGTCAACCGACTCTGCTCGCAGATCGCAGACAAGTACAACTGGGCCATCGTCAACGTCAACCTCCGCCCCTTCTACACCGAAGGCGCGAAGACGCACGGCTACGAGATCGCCGAGCAGCTCGGCTGGAAGCTGCCCCAGCACACCGTTGTCCCCGTGGCCGGGGGCACGATCCTGCCCAAGATTCACAAGGCCTACCGCGAGTTGGTCAAGCTCGGCCTCGTCGCCGACGAAGGCGGCCACATGCACGCCGCGCAGGCGCAAGGGTGCAGCCCCGTGGTCGAAGCGATCCAGAACGGCTGGGACGACTTCAAGCCGCAGAAGCCGAACACGATCGCCAAGAGCATTGCCATCGGCAACCCGGCCGACGGGCCTTACGTCATCGACGCGGTCCGCTCCACCGGCGGCTCGGCCGCCATGGCCAGCGACGCGGAAATCATCGACGCCGTCAAGCTGCTCGCCCGCACCGAAGGCGTCTTCACCGAGCCCGCGGGCGGCACGACCCTCGCCTGCGCCATCAAGCTGATCCAGCAAGGCAAGCTGCCGAGCAACGAGTCGATCTGCGTCAGCATCACCGGCAACGGCCTGAAGACGATCGAGTCGCTCACCGGCCAGTTCGACGAAGCCCCCGTCATCGCCGCGAAGATGAGCGAGTTTGACGAGGCCGTCACCAAAATCGAAGCCGAGGGCAAAACCCCCGCCGGCGCGGCGTGA
- the lysS gene encoding lysine--tRNA ligase, with protein MSNTPPAQAPEPSESSLIADRRNKLNRLRDEFNVDPFGQRVDNLLTLTDAREQYDPAADEAHKADADNDARPRVRVAGRVMQHRVMGNLIFMQLRDATGDLQAAVSKKLVGPDRFKQAKLADLSDIVVIEGALATTKTGEVTVWAEGELGYQIASKSLAPPPGKWVGHGFKDAEQRYRKRYVDLYANPHVMKTMQLRIRIIDEIRDYFRSRGYLEVETPMLQSVHGGAAARPFTTHHNALDLPLYLRIAPELYLKRLLVGGMPKVFEINRNFRNEGISPRHNPEFTMLEAYEAFGSWETMAELVEDMICTIAEKVLGTLKIEHGGGEASDDAGNNTKTPSRQDAKKVINLERPWRRVRMDVLVEERTGWKFDKRPLQDAHPSLLQFLVFGENIRSKKLAELMISSDEHKEALLKNRAVFVEEQLKALSPAEQLVEVYEKLVEPTLIDPTFVTHVPSVVIPLAKENKDDPFFADVYELAINGVEISPGYTELNDPDVQEKHFRHQVGDREEQQQVDEDFLEALRVGMPPAGGIGLGIDRLVMMLLGAESIRDVVLFPLMRPVKSQKESEG; from the coding sequence ATGAGCAACACACCCCCCGCGCAAGCCCCCGAGCCGTCCGAATCCAGCCTCATCGCCGATCGGCGAAACAAGCTCAACCGCCTTCGCGATGAGTTCAACGTCGACCCGTTCGGCCAGCGCGTGGACAACCTTCTCACCCTCACCGACGCCCGCGAGCAGTATGACCCCGCCGCTGACGAAGCCCACAAAGCCGACGCGGACAACGACGCCCGCCCGCGCGTCCGCGTCGCCGGCCGCGTCATGCAGCATCGCGTGATGGGCAACCTCATCTTCATGCAGCTACGCGATGCGACCGGCGACCTCCAAGCGGCGGTGTCGAAGAAGCTCGTCGGCCCGGACCGGTTCAAGCAGGCGAAGCTCGCGGACCTGTCCGACATCGTCGTCATCGAAGGCGCACTGGCGACCACCAAGACCGGCGAAGTCACCGTCTGGGCGGAGGGCGAGCTGGGGTATCAGATTGCTTCGAAGAGCCTCGCGCCGCCGCCGGGCAAGTGGGTGGGGCATGGCTTTAAGGATGCCGAGCAACGCTATCGCAAGCGGTACGTCGACCTTTACGCGAACCCGCATGTGATGAAGACGATGCAGCTGCGCATTCGCATCATTGATGAAATTCGCGATTACTTCCGTAGCAGGGGGTATCTCGAAGTCGAAACGCCGATGCTTCAGTCGGTGCACGGCGGGGCCGCGGCTCGGCCGTTCACCACGCACCATAATGCGCTGGACCTGCCGCTGTACCTGCGCATCGCGCCCGAGCTGTACCTCAAGCGACTGCTCGTCGGCGGGATGCCCAAGGTCTTCGAAATCAACCGCAACTTCCGCAACGAAGGCATCAGCCCGCGACATAACCCCGAGTTCACCATGCTCGAAGCGTACGAAGCGTTCGGGTCGTGGGAGACGATGGCGGAGCTGGTCGAAGACATGATCTGCACCATCGCGGAGAAGGTGCTCGGCACGCTGAAGATTGAGCATGGCGGGGGGGAAGCCTCTGATGACGCGGGGAACAACACCAAGACGCCAAGTCGCCAAGACGCCAAGAAAGTCATCAACCTTGAGCGCCCTTGGCGACGGGTCCGCATGGATGTACTCGTCGAAGAACGAACGGGTTGGAAGTTTGACAAGAGACCATTACAGGACGCACACCCTTCGTTATTACAGTTTTTGGTTTTTGGGGAGAATATTCGTTCTAAGAAACTAGCGGAGTTGATGATTAGTTCAGATGAACATAAGGAAGCACTCCTTAAGAACCGCGCCGTATTCGTTGAAGAGCAACTAAAAGCACTCTCGCCGGCGGAGCAACTGGTCGAGGTGTATGAGAAGCTCGTCGAGCCAACGTTGATCGATCCGACGTTTGTGACGCACGTGCCGAGCGTGGTGATTCCGCTGGCGAAGGAAAACAAGGACGACCCGTTTTTCGCGGACGTGTACGAACTGGCGATCAACGGCGTTGAGATCAGCCCCGGCTACACCGAGTTGAATGACCCCGATGTGCAGGAGAAGCACTTCCGCCACCAGGTGGGCGATCGTGAAGAGCAGCAGCAGGTGGATGAAGATTTTCTCGAGGCGCTGCGCGTCGGCATGCCCCCGGCGGGCGGGATCGGGTTAGGCATCGATCGACTGGTGATGATGCTGCTTGGCGCGGAGAGCATCCGCGACGTGGTGCTGTTCCCACTGATGCGGCCGGTGAAGTCACAGAAAGAATCCGAGGGGTGA